Part of the Deinococcus cellulosilyticus NBRC 106333 = KACC 11606 genome is shown below.
CTGGGCTCAAGGTCTGGCTGGGTGATCAGGTACAGGGCGATGACATCTCCCCTGCGGCGACATTCGGCAACCACCGCTTCCAGAAGCTGATGGTACAGCTCAGGTGCTTCCGTGGTGGTGTGGAGTTCCTCAATGGTGGCCCGCCAGCCCAGACGGGCAGGTCTGGCCTGATAGGTCACGTGCACAAAACCCAGAAGCTGACTTTCCTTCTGAGCAATGTACACGCTGCTGTCATCATCGGTGAGGGTCTGGAACCACAGTTCTTCCAGCAACTCAGGGTTCTGGGTGGCAGGCGCACCCTCCCATTCCAGACACAACTCGGTCAGTTTCTGGCTGTCTTTGCGGTTGGCAAGTCGGATCTGCATGGGGTGAGGCCTTAAAGGTGAACCAGAATGCGACCACAGGAAGGGCACTTGACAGCAGGAACCTTTTTGGCCTTGGCCTGCTGCTGGATGGTCACGGGCAATTGCACATTGCACCCACTGCAGCGGCTGTTTTGAATGGCGACCACCGCAAGCCCCTTGCGGGCTTTGCGGATCATTTCGTATTCCTTGACCTGACGGCTGTCGATGGATTTCATCAGATCGGTGCGTTTGGTGAGTTTCTCATTGTACTCGTCGCGCAGGGCCTGAATGCGGCTCTCATCCATCGCCTCAAGTTCAACCAGCCTGGGAGCCAGCTTCTCTTCCTGCTCCTCCAGACCGTTCCATTCATCTTTCAGGGATTCTGCTCGGGAATAGAGGGGGGTGAGGGTCTCCTCAATTTCAGACACCCGATCCGAGAGTTGCTGAATCTGGTTTTCGTACTGCACCTGGGTTCGGGCATCGAAAGCATTTTTCTGCTGTTCTTCTCTGGCCCGGCCCAGCTTCTGGCGGTAATCTTCCAGCTCCAGTTCATTCAGCTGGATTTCCCTGCGGGTCTCCTGCTGACGGGACCGGCACTGGTCCATTTTCTCGTTGAGGTCTTCCTGCTCAGTGCGTGCGCTCGCCAGGTCGCCGGGAATGCGCGTTTCGTCGCTCTTTAAACGATCCAGCTCCAGGTCCATCTGTTGAATGACGTAGAGCGTTTCTAGCATCGAAGAAGCATTCATCTCTTTTACTTTACACCGTGGGTGCAGGCTCTGTATCAGAGAGGCAGAAGGCTAAAGGCCAAAGGCAGAAGGCCAGAACCCATGCAGGCCCTGCAAAACCCATTTTCTGCAGAGCAGTGAAAACCATCAGGCCCACAAAGCCTGTCAACCCAACACAACCTCTGACTTGCCCTCAGATTTCTGGTTCACCCTGTGCCGTTTGTTTTTTGCCTTCTGCCTTCTGCTTTCTGCTTTCTGCCTTCTGCTCCCCCTGCCATCGCCTCCACCCCGATCTTCGGACAGAAACCCTTCATCAGGCATCCCGGGCAGTTGGGTTTTCGAGCAAAACAGACACGTCTGCCATGAAGAATCAGGGAGTGGTGCAGGAAAATCCATTCTTTTTTTGGGAAGACTTCCATGAGGTCTTTTTCAACTTTGTTGGGGTCCATTTGCTCTGAAAGGCCAAGTCTGCGAGCAAGCCTGCCCACGTGGGTGTCCACGGCGATGGCGGGCATGCCGTAAACGTTGGAGAGCACCACATTGGCAGTTTTCCTGCCTGCCCCGGGAAGGGCCAGAATGGCTTCAAAGTCGTTGGGCACCTCGCCATCATGGCGTTCCACCAGAAGCTGGGAGAGCCTCACCACATTGCGGGCTTTGTTGTGGTGCAGGTTCACATTCATCATGTACTGCTCCACATCTTCAGGGGTGGCTTTTGCCATGCTGAAGGCGTCCGGGTAAACTTCGAAGAGTTTGTCGGTGGCAATGTTGACACTCTTGTCGGTGGCCTGCGCGGACATCACCACCGCAACCAGAAGCTGGTATGGACTGCCATATTCCAGTTCGGTTTTGGCATCAGGGTACAGGGTTTTCATGGCCTTGAGCACCTTTTTTGCCCTGGCCTTTTTTTCGGTGAGGACATCTGTTCCAGAGGTCATATGGGTCATGATAGCGAATCTGGTGCAGCAGGACTCCAGCAAAACCTGCAAATGGGCTTTGTGGTTTCAGAGAATGGAAAATCCCTGCTTTTGAGGTCAGGGACAGAAGTTTCAGAACTGCTTGATCAGGAAATGCAAGCGTCAGTTAGACGCGGCTCACCAGCCTGCGGAAAAATGCGCCAAAGCCGGGTCTGGGTTTGGTGAGTTCAGGAACCGGAGCAGGTTCCACCACAGGTTCGGGCTCGGGAGGCAGCTCAGGTGAAATCCACACCCCCCCGAAGCGCTTCAGGGCATGTTTTGCGTTTTTGATGTCCGCTTCCTGAGAGTGGGCTTCGAGTGGATCGACCAG
Proteins encoded:
- a CDS encoding zinc ribbon domain-containing protein, with the translated sequence MLETLYVIQQMDLELDRLKSDETRIPGDLASARTEQEDLNEKMDQCRSRQQETRREIQLNELELEDYRQKLGRAREEQQKNAFDARTQVQYENQIQQLSDRVSEIEETLTPLYSRAESLKDEWNGLEEQEEKLAPRLVELEAMDESRIQALRDEYNEKLTKRTDLMKSIDSRQVKEYEMIRKARKGLAVVAIQNSRCSGCNVQLPVTIQQQAKAKKVPAVKCPSCGRILVHL
- a CDS encoding GNAT family N-acetyltransferase, whose product is MQIRLANRKDSQKLTELCLEWEGAPATQNPELLEELWFQTLTDDDSSVYIAQKESQLLGFVHVTYQARPARLGWRATIEELHTTTEAPELYHQLLEAVVAECRRRGDVIALYLITQPDLEPSLSTHQVYADLGFKKRGREVLIWTGEL
- the nth gene encoding endonuclease III, with translation MTHMTSGTDVLTEKKARAKKVLKAMKTLYPDAKTELEYGSPYQLLVAVVMSAQATDKSVNIATDKLFEVYPDAFSMAKATPEDVEQYMMNVNLHHNKARNVVRLSQLLVERHDGEVPNDFEAILALPGAGRKTANVVLSNVYGMPAIAVDTHVGRLARRLGLSEQMDPNKVEKDLMEVFPKKEWIFLHHSLILHGRRVCFARKPNCPGCLMKGFCPKIGVEAMAGGAEGRKQKAEGRRQKTNGTG